One window of the Camelina sativa cultivar DH55 chromosome 1, Cs, whole genome shotgun sequence genome contains the following:
- the LOC104763034 gene encoding NAC domain-containing protein 13-like, which produces MGRESLPAVSSPPSATAPSTAVSATSLAPGFRFHPTDEELVSYYLKRKVLGKPVRFDAIGEVDIYKHEPWDLAVFSRLKTRDQEWYFFSALDKKYGNGARMNRATNKGYWKATGKDREIRRDIQLLGMKKTLVFHSGRAPDGLRTNWVMHEYRLVEYETENNGSLLDAYVLCRVFHKNNIGPPSGNRYAPFMEEEWADGGGALIPGVDVRVRVEPQPQANGHNQMDQEIHSASKNLININELPRDGTPMDIEPNQQNHRESDIKPQEHNNRNGYDEDEETLKREHAEEDERRPSVCILNKEAPLPLLQYKRRRQNESSNNSSRNSQDHCSSTITTVDNTTTLISSSAAATNTAISALLEFSLMGISDKKENQQQQLRPHKEATPPTPLASSEEKVNDLQKEIHQMSVERETFKLEMMSAEAMISILQSRIDALRQENEELKKNNASGQAS; this is translated from the exons ATGGGTCGCGAATCTTTGCCTGCTGTGTCCTCGCCGCCATCGGCGACTGCGCCGAGTACTGCCGTGTCGGCGACCTCGCTTGCTCCTGGCTTCCGATTTCATCCCACTGATGAGGAACTCGTGAGTTATTACTTGAAGCGGAAGGTTCTAGGCAAACCTGTACGTTTCGATGCGATTGGAGAGGTCGATATCTACAAGCACGAGCCCTGGGATTTAGCTG TGTTTTCTCGGTTGAAAACTAGGGACCAAGAATGGTACTTCTTCAGCGCGTTAGATAAGAAGTACGGGAATGGTGCTAGAATGAACAGGGCAACTAACAAAGGGTACTGGAAAGCAACTGGAAAAGACAGAGAAATCCGCAGGGATATTCAGTTGCTCGGTATGAAAAAGACGCTTGTTTTTCACAGCGGGCGTGCTCCAGACGGGCTTAGGACTAATTGGGTTATGCACGAGTATCGCCTTGTCGAATATGAAACTGAAAATAACGGAAGCCTGCTG GATGCATATGTGTTGTGCAGAGTGTTTCACAAGAATAACATTGGGCCACCAAGTGGGAACAGATATGCGCCATTCATGGAAGAGGAATGGGCTGATGGTGGAGGAGCTCTAATTCCAGGAGTAGATGTTAGGGTCAGGGTAGAGCCGCAACCACAAGCCAATGGACACAACCAGATGGACCAG GAAATCCATTCAGCAAGCAAGAATCTCATTAACATCAACGAGCTACCGAGAGATGGTACTCCAATGGATATCGAACCTAACCAACAGAATCATCGTGAGAGTGACATCAAGCCGCAGGAGCATAACAACCGTAATGGTTATGATGAAGACGAGGAAACACTCAAACGCGAGCACGCAGAAGAAGATGAGCGTCGTCCTTCAGTATGCATTCTCAACAAAGAAGCTCCACTACCTCTCCTCCAATACAAACGTAGACGCCAAAACGAGTCTAGCAACAACTCAAGCAGGAACTCACAGGACCATTGTTCGTCCACAATAACAACCGTCGACAATACAACCACCTTAATCTCATCATCAGCTGCTGCCACAAACACTGCCATATCTGCATTGCTTGAGTTCTCACTTATGGGAATCTCCGACAAGAAAGAAAACCAGCAGCAACAGCTACGTCCCCACAAGGAGGCTACTCCTCCTACTCCACTAGCATCTTCTGAAGAGAAGGTTAATGATCTCCAGAAGGAGATTCACCAGATGTCTGTTGAGAGAGAAACTTTCAAGCTTGAGATGATGAGTGCAGAGGCAATGATCAGTATTCTTCAGTCAAGGATCGATGCGTTGCGTCAGGAGAACGAGGAACTTAAGAAGAACAACGCCAGTGGACAAGCTAGTTAA
- the LOC104762958 gene encoding zinc finger protein ZAT5-like: protein MEAAAEAVSAAREQSLILKGKRTKRQRPQSPIPFSIIPPMSSQEPDAEEESTSLVSKEQNLNDDINNNNNKNDNNTLINGVTSSSSASSSSNNNVTLKATIDEEDQDMANCLILLAQGHSLPHHQPQQTRQLMISYQESGNNNNAYRSSSRRFLETSSSNGTTANGGGRAGYYVYQCKTCDRTFPSFQALGGHRASHKKPKAATGLHSNHDLKKSIYDDPVSLHLNNVVTTTPNNNSNHRSLVVYGKANNNKVHECGICGAEFTSGQALGGHMRRHRGAVVAAAAASTPTVAVVATTATANTALSLSPMSFDQMSDVPVQVPVKRARSAVVSLDLDLNLPAPEDENRVNGLSFASKQENEQEHEQTQQKKQREEHKSLVLSSAPTLVDCHY from the coding sequence ATGGAAGCAGCTGCGGAGGCTGTATCAGCCGCTAGGGAGCAATCATTGATCCTTAAAGGGAAACGGACTAAGCGGCAACGTCCGCAGTCCCCAATCCCTTTCTCTATCATCCCTCCTATGTCTTCACAAGAGCCGGATGCTGAAGAAGAATCCACTAGTCTTGTTTCCAAGGAGCAGAATCTCAATGATGatatcaacaacaataacaacaagaaTGATAACAATACTTTGATCAATGGTGTtacatcttcatcttctgccTCTTCATCTTCCAACAACAATGTGACATTAAAGGCCACCATTGACGAGGAAGATCAAGACATGGCTAATTGTTTGATCCTCCTCGCCCAGGGTCACTCTCTTCCTCACCACCAACCGCAACAAACAAGACAGCTAATGATAAGTTACCAAGAATCtggtaacaacaacaatgcCTATAGATCCAGCAGCAGGAGGTTTCTGGAGACATCTTCATCGAACGGGACCACAGCGAACGGCGGAGGCAGAGCCGGTTACTATGTTTACCAGTGCAAAACATGTGACCGTACTTTTCCGTCTTTCCAAGCTCTTGGCGGCCATAGGGCCAGCCACAAGAAGCCTAAAGCCGCCACGGGTCTTCACTCCAATCATGACCTCAAGAAGTCTATCTACGATGACCCCGTTTCTCTCCATCTCAACAACGTTGTCACCACGACTCCAAACAACAATAGTAACCATAGATCGCTTGTGGTATACGGTAAAGCTAATAATAATAAGGTCCATGAATGTGGGATATGTGGAGCCGAATTCACATCCGGACAAGCATTAGGTGGTCACATGAGACGACATAGAGGTGCTGTCGTGGCCGCAGCAGCCGCCTCTACCCCCACCGTAGCGGTTGTGGCCACTACAGCTACTGCAAACACTGCTTTGTCATTATCGCCTATGTCATTTGATCAGATGTCGGACGTTCCGGTTCAGGTTCCGGTTAAGAGAGCAAGGAGCGCGGTTGTGTCGTTAGATTTAGATCTGAATCTACCTGCCCCGGAAGATGAGAATCGGGTCAACGGATTAAGCTTTGCTTCAAAGCAAGAAAACGAACAAGAACATGAACAAACacaacagaagaaacagagagaagaacatAAGTCTCTTGTCTTGTCTTCTGCTCCTACATTGGTGGATTGCCATTActga
- the LOC109132230 gene encoding uncharacterized protein LOC109132230, translating into MNCLVAFLLIITLSFGFNEACEDNTIIFRNALRPGTNLKVSCESNKKHRREGAVKFKSNPVRIDFQEAVFDRTTWHCLLQHGAYSQYYRAYRGSAPIRRCGELRVYIAKPDGIYLSKNAGPEKFDYPWKKN; encoded by the coding sequence ATGAATTGTCTCGTagcttttttgttaattattactTTGTCTTTCGGATTCAATGAAGCTTGCGAAGATAACACAATAATATTTCGAAATGCACTCCGCCCTGGTACAAATCTCAAAGTCAGTTGCGAATCCAACAAAAAACATCGAAGAGAAGGGGCAGTGAAATTCAAAAGTAACCCAGTTCGTATTGATTTCCAAGAGGCTGTATTTGATAGGACAACATGGCATTGCCTATTGCAACACGGGGCGTATTCTCAATACTATAGAGCATATAGAGGAAGTGCTCCAATTCGTCGATGTGGTGAGTTACGTGTATACATTGCCAAACCTGATGGGATCTACTTATCAAAAAATGCTGGTCCAGAAAAATTCGACTACccttggaaaaaaaactaa
- the LOC104763151 gene encoding NAC domain-containing protein 13-like isoform X2, protein MGRESVAVVTPPPSGTAPRTASVATSLAPGFRFHPTDEELVSYYLKRKVLGKPVRFDAIGEVDIYKHEPWDLAVYSRLKTRDQEWYFYSALDKKYGNGARMNRATYKGYWKATGKDREIRRDIQLLGMKKTLVFHSGRAPDGLRTNWVMHEYRLVEYETENNGNLVQDAYVLCRVFHKNNIGPPSGNRYAPFMEEEWADDGAALIPGVDVRLTVEPSPVANGNNQMDQSASKSLININEPPRETAPMDIEPPNQQNHHESDIKPQEHNNNNHCDEAEETLKREHTEEDERPRPAVCILNKEAPLPLLQYKRRRQNESNNNSSRNTQDHCSSTTTTVDNTTTLISSSAAATNTAISALLEFSLMGISDKKENQQQPLRPHKEASIHTPVASSEEKVNDLEKEVHQMSVERETFKLEMMSAEAMISILQSRIDALRQENEELKKNHAKENEELKKNHAKGQ, encoded by the exons ATGGGTCGCGAATCTGTGGCTGTGGTGACTCCGCCGCCCTCCGGTACTGCTCCGCGTACTGCTTCCGTCGCCACCTCACTTGCTCCTGGCTTCCGATTTCATCCCACTGATGAGGAACTCGTCAGTTATTACTTGAAGCGGAAGGTTCTGGGCAAACCTGTACGCTTCGATGCGATTGGAGAGGTCGATATCTACAAGCATGAGCCCTGGGATTTAGCAG tGTATTCGAGGTTGAAGACAAGGGACCAAGAATGGTACTTCTACAGCGCGTTAGATAAGAAGTATGGAAACGGCGCTAGAATGAATCGAGCAACTTACAAAGGCTACTGGAAAGCAACTGGGAAAGACAGAGAAATCCGCCGTGACATTCAGCTGCTTGGTATGAAAAAGACGCTTGTTTTCCACAGCGGGCGTGCTCCAGACGGTCTTAGGACTAATTGGGTTATGCACGAGTATCGCCTTGTGGAATATGAAACCGAGAATAACGGAAACCTGGTG CAAGATGCATATGTGTTGTGCAGAGTCTTCCACAAGAATAACATTGGGCCACCTAGTGGGAACAGATATGCACCGTTCATGGAAGAGGAATGGGCTGATGATGGAGCAGCTCTGATTCCAGGAGTAGACGTTAGGCTCACGGTAGAGCCATCGCCAGTAGCCAATGGAAACAACCAGATGGACCAG TCAGCCAGCAAGAGTCTCATCAACATCAATGAGCCACCGAGAGAGACGGCTCCAATGGATATTGAACCTCCTAACCAACAGAATCATCATGAGAGTGACATCAAGCCGCAGGAGCATAACAACAATAATCACTGTGATGAAGCTGAGGAAACACTCAAACGCGAGCACACAGAAGAAGATGAGCGTCCTCGTCCTGCAGTATGCATTCTCAACAAAGAAGCGCCACTACCTCTCCTGCAATACAAACGTAGACGCCAGAATGAGTCCAACAACAACTCAAGCAGGAACACACAGGACCATTGTTCGTCCACAACAACAACCGTCGACAATACAACCACCTTAATCTCGTCATCAGCTGCTGCCACCAACACTGCCATCTCTGCATTGCTTGAGTTCTCACTCATGGGCATCTCCGACAAGAAAGAAAACCAGCAGCAACCACTACGTCCTCACAAGGAAGCTTCTATTCATACTCCAGTTGCATCTTCCGAAGAGAAGGTTAATGATCTCGAGAAGGAGGTTCACCAGATGTCTGTTGAAAGAGAAACTTTCAAGCTTGAGATGATGAGTGCAGAAGCAATGATCAGTATTCTCCAGTCAAGGATCGATGCGCTGCGTCAGGAGAACGAGGAACTTAAGAAGAACCATGCCAAGGAGAACGAGGAACTTAAGAAGAACCATGCCAAAGGACAATAG
- the LOC104763151 gene encoding NAC domain-containing protein 26-like isoform X1 — MGRESVAVVTPPPSGTAPRTASVATSLAPGFRFHPTDEELVSYYLKRKVLGKPVRFDAIGEVDIYKHEPWDLAVYSRLKTRDQEWYFYSALDKKYGNGARMNRATYKGYWKATGKDREIRRDIQLLGMKKTLVFHSGRAPDGLRTNWVMHEYRLVEYETENNGNLVQDAYVLCRVFHKNNIGPPSGNRYAPFMEEEWADDGAALIPGVDVRLTVEPSPVANGNNQMDQEIQSASKSLININEPPRETAPMDIEPPNQQNHHESDIKPQEHNNNNHCDEAEETLKREHTEEDERPRPAVCILNKEAPLPLLQYKRRRQNESNNNSSRNTQDHCSSTTTTVDNTTTLISSSAAATNTAISALLEFSLMGISDKKENQQQPLRPHKEASIHTPVASSEEKVNDLEKEVHQMSVERETFKLEMMSAEAMISILQSRIDALRQENEELKKNHAKENEELKKNHAKGQ; from the exons ATGGGTCGCGAATCTGTGGCTGTGGTGACTCCGCCGCCCTCCGGTACTGCTCCGCGTACTGCTTCCGTCGCCACCTCACTTGCTCCTGGCTTCCGATTTCATCCCACTGATGAGGAACTCGTCAGTTATTACTTGAAGCGGAAGGTTCTGGGCAAACCTGTACGCTTCGATGCGATTGGAGAGGTCGATATCTACAAGCATGAGCCCTGGGATTTAGCAG tGTATTCGAGGTTGAAGACAAGGGACCAAGAATGGTACTTCTACAGCGCGTTAGATAAGAAGTATGGAAACGGCGCTAGAATGAATCGAGCAACTTACAAAGGCTACTGGAAAGCAACTGGGAAAGACAGAGAAATCCGCCGTGACATTCAGCTGCTTGGTATGAAAAAGACGCTTGTTTTCCACAGCGGGCGTGCTCCAGACGGTCTTAGGACTAATTGGGTTATGCACGAGTATCGCCTTGTGGAATATGAAACCGAGAATAACGGAAACCTGGTG CAAGATGCATATGTGTTGTGCAGAGTCTTCCACAAGAATAACATTGGGCCACCTAGTGGGAACAGATATGCACCGTTCATGGAAGAGGAATGGGCTGATGATGGAGCAGCTCTGATTCCAGGAGTAGACGTTAGGCTCACGGTAGAGCCATCGCCAGTAGCCAATGGAAACAACCAGATGGACCAG GAGATCCAGTCAGCCAGCAAGAGTCTCATCAACATCAATGAGCCACCGAGAGAGACGGCTCCAATGGATATTGAACCTCCTAACCAACAGAATCATCATGAGAGTGACATCAAGCCGCAGGAGCATAACAACAATAATCACTGTGATGAAGCTGAGGAAACACTCAAACGCGAGCACACAGAAGAAGATGAGCGTCCTCGTCCTGCAGTATGCATTCTCAACAAAGAAGCGCCACTACCTCTCCTGCAATACAAACGTAGACGCCAGAATGAGTCCAACAACAACTCAAGCAGGAACACACAGGACCATTGTTCGTCCACAACAACAACCGTCGACAATACAACCACCTTAATCTCGTCATCAGCTGCTGCCACCAACACTGCCATCTCTGCATTGCTTGAGTTCTCACTCATGGGCATCTCCGACAAGAAAGAAAACCAGCAGCAACCACTACGTCCTCACAAGGAAGCTTCTATTCATACTCCAGTTGCATCTTCCGAAGAGAAGGTTAATGATCTCGAGAAGGAGGTTCACCAGATGTCTGTTGAAAGAGAAACTTTCAAGCTTGAGATGATGAGTGCAGAAGCAATGATCAGTATTCTCCAGTCAAGGATCGATGCGCTGCGTCAGGAGAACGAGGAACTTAAGAAGAACCATGCCAAGGAGAACGAGGAACTTAAGAAGAACCATGCCAAAGGACAATAG